In Homo sapiens chromosome 11, GRCh38.p14 Primary Assembly, one DNA window encodes the following:
- the CD81 gene encoding CD81 antigen isoform 4 (isoform 4 is encoded by transcript variant 9) produces MGVEGCTKCIKYLLFVFNFVFWLAGGVILGVALWLRHDPQTTNLLYLELGDKPAPNTFYVGIYILIAVGAVMMFVGFLGCYGAIQESQCLLGTFFTCLVILFACEVAAGIWGFVNKDQIAKDVKQFYDQALQQAVVDDDANNAKAVVKTFHETLDCCGSSTLTALTTSVLKNNLCPSGSNIISNLFKDCHQKIDDLFSGKLYLIGIAAIVVAVIMIFEMILSMVLCCGIRNSSVY; encoded by the exons ATGGGAGTGGAGGGCTGCACCAAGTGCATCAAGTACCTGCTCTTCGTCTTCAATTTCGTCTTCTGG CTGGCTGGAGGCGTGATCCTGGGTGTGGCCCTGTGGCTCCGCCATGACCCGCAGACCACCAACCTCCTGTATCTGGAGCTGGGAGACAAGCCCGCGCCCAACACCTTCTATGTAG GCATCTACATCCTCATCGCTGTGGGCGCTGTCATGATGTTCGTTGGCTTCCTGGGCTGCTACGGGGCCATCCAGGAATCCCAGTGCCTGCTGGGGACG TTCTTCACCTGCCTGGTCATCCTGTTTGCCTGTGAGGTGGCCGCCGGCATCTGGGGCTTTGTCAACAAGGACCAG ATCGCCAAGGATGTGAAGCAGTTCTATGACCAGGCCCTACAGCAGGCCGTGGTGGATGATGACGCCAACAACGCCAAGGCTGTGGTGAAGACCTTCCACGAGACG CTTGACTGCTGTGGCTCCAGCACACTGACTGCTTTGACCACCTCAGTGCTCAAGAACAATTTGTGTCCCTCGGGCAGCAACATCATCAGCAACCTCTTCAAG GACTGCCACCAGAAGATCGATGACCTCTTCTCCGGGAAGCTGTACCTCATCGGCATTGCTGCCATCGTGGTCGCTGTGATCATG ATCTTCGAGATGATCCTGAGCATGGTGCTGTGCTGTGGCATCCGGAACAGCTCCGTGTACTGA
- the CD81 gene encoding CD81 antigen isoform 3 (isoform 3 is encoded by transcript variant 8): MGVEGCTKCIKYLLFVFNFVFWLAGGVILGVALWLRHDPQTTNLLYLELGDKPAPNTFYVGIYILIAVGAVMMFVGFLGCYGAIQESQCLLGTVVGWWLPLAPHRHACWAPGCVSLGPAYSLPSFLPLATARLQFFTCLVILFACEVAAGIWGFVNKDQIAKDVKQFYDQALQQAVVDDDANNAKAVVKTFHETLDCCGSSTLTALTTSVLKNNLCPSGSNIISNLFKEDCHQKIDDLFSGKLYLIGIAAIVVAVIMIFEMILSMVLCCGIRNSSVY, encoded by the exons ATGGGAGTGGAGGGCTGCACCAAGTGCATCAAGTACCTGCTCTTCGTCTTCAATTTCGTCTTCTGG CTGGCTGGAGGCGTGATCCTGGGTGTGGCCCTGTGGCTCCGCCATGACCCGCAGACCACCAACCTCCTGTATCTGGAGCTGGGAGACAAGCCCGCGCCCAACACCTTCTATGTAG GCATCTACATCCTCATCGCTGTGGGCGCTGTCATGATGTTCGTTGGCTTCCTGGGCTGCTACGGGGCCATCCAGGAATCCCAGTGCCTGCTGGGGACG GTCGTGGGCTGGTGGCTCCCACTAGCCCCTCACAGACACGCCTGCTGGGCACCTGGGTGTGTGTCCTTGGGCCCCGCCTACAGCCtgccctctttcctccctctggCCACTGCCCGGCTCCAGTTCTTCACCTGCCTGGTCATCCTGTTTGCCTGTGAGGTGGCCGCCGGCATCTGGGGCTTTGTCAACAAGGACCAG ATCGCCAAGGATGTGAAGCAGTTCTATGACCAGGCCCTACAGCAGGCCGTGGTGGATGATGACGCCAACAACGCCAAGGCTGTGGTGAAGACCTTCCACGAGACG CTTGACTGCTGTGGCTCCAGCACACTGACTGCTTTGACCACCTCAGTGCTCAAGAACAATTTGTGTCCCTCGGGCAGCAACATCATCAGCAACCTCTTCAAG GAGGACTGCCACCAGAAGATCGATGACCTCTTCTCCGGGAAGCTGTACCTCATCGGCATTGCTGCCATCGTGGTCGCTGTGATCATG ATCTTCGAGATGATCCTGAGCATGGTGCTGTGCTGTGGCATCCGGAACAGCTCCGTGTACTGA
- the CD81 gene encoding CD81 antigen isoform 1 (isoform 1 is encoded by transcript variant 1) encodes MGVEGCTKCIKYLLFVFNFVFWLAGGVILGVALWLRHDPQTTNLLYLELGDKPAPNTFYVGIYILIAVGAVMMFVGFLGCYGAIQESQCLLGTFFTCLVILFACEVAAGIWGFVNKDQIAKDVKQFYDQALQQAVVDDDANNAKAVVKTFHETLDCCGSSTLTALTTSVLKNNLCPSGSNIISNLFKEDCHQKIDDLFSGKLYLIGIAAIVVAVIMIFEMILSMVLCCGIRNSSVY; translated from the exons ATGGGAGTGGAGGGCTGCACCAAGTGCATCAAGTACCTGCTCTTCGTCTTCAATTTCGTCTTCTGG CTGGCTGGAGGCGTGATCCTGGGTGTGGCCCTGTGGCTCCGCCATGACCCGCAGACCACCAACCTCCTGTATCTGGAGCTGGGAGACAAGCCCGCGCCCAACACCTTCTATGTAG GCATCTACATCCTCATCGCTGTGGGCGCTGTCATGATGTTCGTTGGCTTCCTGGGCTGCTACGGGGCCATCCAGGAATCCCAGTGCCTGCTGGGGACG TTCTTCACCTGCCTGGTCATCCTGTTTGCCTGTGAGGTGGCCGCCGGCATCTGGGGCTTTGTCAACAAGGACCAG ATCGCCAAGGATGTGAAGCAGTTCTATGACCAGGCCCTACAGCAGGCCGTGGTGGATGATGACGCCAACAACGCCAAGGCTGTGGTGAAGACCTTCCACGAGACG CTTGACTGCTGTGGCTCCAGCACACTGACTGCTTTGACCACCTCAGTGCTCAAGAACAATTTGTGTCCCTCGGGCAGCAACATCATCAGCAACCTCTTCAAG GAGGACTGCCACCAGAAGATCGATGACCTCTTCTCCGGGAAGCTGTACCTCATCGGCATTGCTGCCATCGTGGTCGCTGTGATCATG ATCTTCGAGATGATCCTGAGCATGGTGCTGTGCTGTGGCATCCGGAACAGCTCCGTGTACTGA
- the CD81 gene encoding CD81 antigen isoform X3: protein MAQKLGSSSRSLLKVGELGMAPFVHARAGKTKAQLAGGVILGVALWLRHDPQTTNLLYLELGDKPAPNTFYVGIYILIAVGAVMMFVGFLGCYGAIQESQCLLGTFFTCLVILFACEVAAGIWGFVNKDQIAKDVKQFYDQALQQAVVDDDANNAKAVVKTFHETLDCCGSSTLTALTTSVLKNNLCPSGSNIISNLFKEDCHQKIDDLFSGKLYLIGIAAIVVAVIMIFEMILSMVLCCGIRNSSVY, encoded by the exons ATGGCCCAGAAGCTGGG CTCCAGCTCAAGGTCCCTGCTGAAGGTCGGAGAGCTTGGCATGGCCCCGTTTGTCCATGCTAGGGCTGGGAAGACCAAGGCTCAG CTGGCTGGAGGCGTGATCCTGGGTGTGGCCCTGTGGCTCCGCCATGACCCGCAGACCACCAACCTCCTGTATCTGGAGCTGGGAGACAAGCCCGCGCCCAACACCTTCTATGTAG GCATCTACATCCTCATCGCTGTGGGCGCTGTCATGATGTTCGTTGGCTTCCTGGGCTGCTACGGGGCCATCCAGGAATCCCAGTGCCTGCTGGGGACG TTCTTCACCTGCCTGGTCATCCTGTTTGCCTGTGAGGTGGCCGCCGGCATCTGGGGCTTTGTCAACAAGGACCAG ATCGCCAAGGATGTGAAGCAGTTCTATGACCAGGCCCTACAGCAGGCCGTGGTGGATGATGACGCCAACAACGCCAAGGCTGTGGTGAAGACCTTCCACGAGACG CTTGACTGCTGTGGCTCCAGCACACTGACTGCTTTGACCACCTCAGTGCTCAAGAACAATTTGTGTCCCTCGGGCAGCAACATCATCAGCAACCTCTTCAAG GAGGACTGCCACCAGAAGATCGATGACCTCTTCTCCGGGAAGCTGTACCTCATCGGCATTGCTGCCATCGTGGTCGCTGTGATCATG ATCTTCGAGATGATCCTGAGCATGGTGCTGTGCTGTGGCATCCGGAACAGCTCCGTGTACTGA
- the CD81 gene encoding CD81 antigen isoform X1 — MSGAVTSHLPQAGLFCTACLGRWWESLWPSALPWQWGQLGHLGGARLPQARPWDLSRCLVVACFSPGMWERHQTQDVPLPAPEAPSPDELAGGVILGVALWLRHDPQTTNLLYLELGDKPAPNTFYVGIYILIAVGAVMMFVGFLGCYGAIQESQCLLGTFFTCLVILFACEVAAGIWGFVNKDQIAKDVKQFYDQALQQAVVDDDANNAKAVVKTFHETLDCCGSSTLTALTTSVLKNNLCPSGSNIISNLFKEDCHQKIDDLFSGKLYLIGIAAIVVAVIMIFEMILSMVLCCGIRNSSVY, encoded by the exons ATGAGTGGGGCAGTCACATCCCACCTTCCCCAAGCCGGGCTGTTCTGCACAGCCTGCTTGGGACGCTGGTGGGAGTCACTGTGGCCTTCGGCACTGCCCTGGCAGTGGGGGCAGCTAGGCCATTTGGGAGGGGCTCGCCTTCCCCAGGCCCGGCCCTGGGACCTCAGCCGTTGCTTAGTGGTGGCCTGCTTCAGCCCAGGCATGTGGGAGAGGCACCAGACACAGGATGTCCCTCTGCCAGCCCCTGAAGCCCCGTCCCCTGACGAG CTGGCTGGAGGCGTGATCCTGGGTGTGGCCCTGTGGCTCCGCCATGACCCGCAGACCACCAACCTCCTGTATCTGGAGCTGGGAGACAAGCCCGCGCCCAACACCTTCTATGTAG GCATCTACATCCTCATCGCTGTGGGCGCTGTCATGATGTTCGTTGGCTTCCTGGGCTGCTACGGGGCCATCCAGGAATCCCAGTGCCTGCTGGGGACG TTCTTCACCTGCCTGGTCATCCTGTTTGCCTGTGAGGTGGCCGCCGGCATCTGGGGCTTTGTCAACAAGGACCAG ATCGCCAAGGATGTGAAGCAGTTCTATGACCAGGCCCTACAGCAGGCCGTGGTGGATGATGACGCCAACAACGCCAAGGCTGTGGTGAAGACCTTCCACGAGACG CTTGACTGCTGTGGCTCCAGCACACTGACTGCTTTGACCACCTCAGTGCTCAAGAACAATTTGTGTCCCTCGGGCAGCAACATCATCAGCAACCTCTTCAAG GAGGACTGCCACCAGAAGATCGATGACCTCTTCTCCGGGAAGCTGTACCTCATCGGCATTGCTGCCATCGTGGTCGCTGTGATCATG ATCTTCGAGATGATCCTGAGCATGGTGCTGTGCTGTGGCATCCGGAACAGCTCCGTGTACTGA
- the CD81 gene encoding CD81 antigen isoform X2: MAPFVHARAGKTKAQLAGGVILGVALWLRHDPQTTNLLYLELGDKPAPNTFYVGIYILIAVGAVMMFVGFLGCYGAIQESQCLLGTFFTCLVILFACEVAAGIWGFVNKDQIAKDVKQFYDQALQQAVVDDDANNAKAVVKTFHETLDCCGSSTLTALTTSVLKNNLCPSGSNIISNLFKEDCHQKIDDLFSGKLYLIGIAAIVVAVIMIFEMILSMVLCCGIRNSSVY; encoded by the exons ATGGCCCCGTTTGTCCATGCTAGGGCTGGGAAGACCAAGGCTCAG CTGGCTGGAGGCGTGATCCTGGGTGTGGCCCTGTGGCTCCGCCATGACCCGCAGACCACCAACCTCCTGTATCTGGAGCTGGGAGACAAGCCCGCGCCCAACACCTTCTATGTAG GCATCTACATCCTCATCGCTGTGGGCGCTGTCATGATGTTCGTTGGCTTCCTGGGCTGCTACGGGGCCATCCAGGAATCCCAGTGCCTGCTGGGGACG TTCTTCACCTGCCTGGTCATCCTGTTTGCCTGTGAGGTGGCCGCCGGCATCTGGGGCTTTGTCAACAAGGACCAG ATCGCCAAGGATGTGAAGCAGTTCTATGACCAGGCCCTACAGCAGGCCGTGGTGGATGATGACGCCAACAACGCCAAGGCTGTGGTGAAGACCTTCCACGAGACG CTTGACTGCTGTGGCTCCAGCACACTGACTGCTTTGACCACCTCAGTGCTCAAGAACAATTTGTGTCCCTCGGGCAGCAACATCATCAGCAACCTCTTCAAG GAGGACTGCCACCAGAAGATCGATGACCTCTTCTCCGGGAAGCTGTACCTCATCGGCATTGCTGCCATCGTGGTCGCTGTGATCATG ATCTTCGAGATGATCCTGAGCATGGTGCTGTGCTGTGGCATCCGGAACAGCTCCGTGTACTGA
- the CD81 gene encoding CD81 antigen isoform 2 (isoform 2 is encoded by transcript variant 5): MMFVGFLGCYGAIQESQCLLGTFFTCLVILFACEVAAGIWGFVNKDQIAKDVKQFYDQALQQAVVDDDANNAKAVVKTFHETLDCCGSSTLTALTTSVLKNNLCPSGSNIISNLFKEDCHQKIDDLFSGKLYLIGIAAIVVAVIMIFEMILSMVLCCGIRNSSVY, translated from the exons ATGATGTTCGTTGGCTTCCTGGGCTGCTACGGGGCCATCCAGGAATCCCAGTGCCTGCTGGGGACG TTCTTCACCTGCCTGGTCATCCTGTTTGCCTGTGAGGTGGCCGCCGGCATCTGGGGCTTTGTCAACAAGGACCAG ATCGCCAAGGATGTGAAGCAGTTCTATGACCAGGCCCTACAGCAGGCCGTGGTGGATGATGACGCCAACAACGCCAAGGCTGTGGTGAAGACCTTCCACGAGACG CTTGACTGCTGTGGCTCCAGCACACTGACTGCTTTGACCACCTCAGTGCTCAAGAACAATTTGTGTCCCTCGGGCAGCAACATCATCAGCAACCTCTTCAAG GAGGACTGCCACCAGAAGATCGATGACCTCTTCTCCGGGAAGCTGTACCTCATCGGCATTGCTGCCATCGTGGTCGCTGTGATCATG ATCTTCGAGATGATCCTGAGCATGGTGCTGTGCTGTGGCATCCGGAACAGCTCCGTGTACTGA
- the CD81 gene encoding CD81 antigen isoform 5 (isoform 5 is encoded by transcript variant 10), with product MMFVGFLGCYGAIQESQCLLGTFFTCLVILFACEVAAGIWGFVNKDQIAKDVKQFYDQALQQAVVDDDANNAKAVVKTFHETLDCCGSSTLTALTTSVLKNNLCPSGSNIISNLFKDCHQKIDDLFSGKLYLIGIAAIVVAVIMIFEMILSMVLCCGIRNSSVY from the exons ATGATGTTCGTTGGCTTCCTGGGCTGCTACGGGGCCATCCAGGAATCCCAGTGCCTGCTGGGGACG TTCTTCACCTGCCTGGTCATCCTGTTTGCCTGTGAGGTGGCCGCCGGCATCTGGGGCTTTGTCAACAAGGACCAG ATCGCCAAGGATGTGAAGCAGTTCTATGACCAGGCCCTACAGCAGGCCGTGGTGGATGATGACGCCAACAACGCCAAGGCTGTGGTGAAGACCTTCCACGAGACG CTTGACTGCTGTGGCTCCAGCACACTGACTGCTTTGACCACCTCAGTGCTCAAGAACAATTTGTGTCCCTCGGGCAGCAACATCATCAGCAACCTCTTCAAG GACTGCCACCAGAAGATCGATGACCTCTTCTCCGGGAAGCTGTACCTCATCGGCATTGCTGCCATCGTGGTCGCTGTGATCATG ATCTTCGAGATGATCCTGAGCATGGTGCTGTGCTGTGGCATCCGGAACAGCTCCGTGTACTGA